The window CCATGCTGTCTTCGCTTGGGCCCTTTAGCGATGAAGACGAGGAACAGCTACCCTTTGGATGAATCGTGGACCATCTGATGTCGGAGTCCTTTTCCATTCGGGAGGCTGTTCCATCGGATGCAGAAACGATCTGTTCTCTGATTCGAGAACTAGCAGACTTCGAGAGGCTCAGCCACGAAGCGCATCCTGACGCGTCGCTCCTCGCCGATCATCTGTCGCCCGATGCCTGCCCTCGCTGCGGCGCCCTCCTTGCTGAAACGACAGCCGGCACCATCGGCTTCGCACTCTATTACTACAAGTACTCGACCTTCCTGACGGACTGGGGTCTTCATCTGGAAGATCTATATGTCCGTCCGGAGTATCGACGACACGGAATCGGTCAGGCGCTATTGAAAGCCGTGGCAGGTTCGGCCACGAAGTTCGGATGCAGGCGTCTTGAACTGAGCGTACTCGACTGGAATCGTGGCGCGATCGACTTCTATCTCCGGCTCGGGGCCGTTCCACTCGACGACTGGACGACGATGCGTTTCGTCGACGGAGCCCTGCAACGTTTGAGTGACCCGTCTACTGCACCTTGACGACCTGGCCCTGTGGTGATATGCGCTCGCCCGGCCCTGGCGGCCGTGTAGGAAACTGGCTTACCGAGACGTTCGGATCGCGGTCCTTCGCAACGTAGTGCGTGTGACTCCCGTGCGGCACCTCGAAGTAGTGCTTGGTGTCGAACGTCCCGATCGATTCAAGGAATGCGATGACAATGAGGGCGCCAAGAAAAAGATATACGCCCAACTTCGTTTTGCCTTTCATCGGGTATCCGCACGGTTTGAGAAGACGAGTACGAATGGCGTATACCCGCAATGTGGGAAGGGTTTCCACCGTGGGGCACAGGGATGGGCGCCATAGACGCCCGAGTCTCGCTAATTCTCAGAGCCTTCATCCAGTCGGCGACCTGGAGGCCCGGCAATGACGGTCAGGCGGCCGTTATCTGCGCAGACTTCTGAGACATCGTGAAGGGAGCCCGAGACGTCCTTTCTTCTTTGCCAAGTATGCTCTTAATTAGGCGGTC of the Rhodothermales bacterium genome contains:
- a CDS encoding GNAT family N-acetyltransferase, with the protein product MSESFSIREAVPSDAETICSLIRELADFERLSHEAHPDASLLADHLSPDACPRCGALLAETTAGTIGFALYYYKYSTFLTDWGLHLEDLYVRPEYRRHGIGQALLKAVAGSATKFGCRRLELSVLDWNRGAIDFYLRLGAVPLDDWTTMRFVDGALQRLSDPSTAP